One window from the genome of Cryobacterium sp. GrIS_2_6 encodes:
- a CDS encoding ATP-binding cassette domain-containing protein produces the protein MPLDPDSVRPVAGAHVRARDWGWRHAGRSAPAVSGLDLDIRPGERVLLLGASGAGKSTFVHALAGVLGSEDEGDETGELLVDGRRPADARGRVGLVLQDPDSQVVLARVGDDVAFGCENLAVPRDEIWRRVGAALDAVGLRLPLDHPTSALSGGQKQRLALAGVLAMRPGLLLLDEPTANLDPEGVIEVRDAVRRTLDASGATLIVIEHRVAVWQDLVDRVIVLDAAGGILADGPTGTVLQSEGERLAAAGVWVPHLPPQLPGRPPGDLGRQAGEARAPELLLTASGLAVGRVPFARRSAQVVADGIDLTIRAATATAITGPNGAGKSTLALTFAGLLVPAGGRLTASPGLADGLGSEPVRWRSHALLTRIGTVFQDPEHQFLSGSVRGELAVGPHALGLAPEEQVRRVDELLERLRLDHLAEANPFTLSGGEKRRLSVATVLASRPRVLVLDEPTFGQDSRTWRELVALLVEVQSAGTALVFVTHDELLVDTIADSEFRLAGGRAGSAAGSAAGARR, from the coding sequence ATGCCCCTGGATCCCGATTCCGTACGCCCGGTCGCGGGCGCGCACGTGCGCGCCCGCGACTGGGGCTGGCGGCACGCCGGACGGAGCGCGCCTGCGGTCTCTGGACTCGATCTCGACATCCGCCCCGGTGAACGGGTGCTTTTGCTCGGCGCGAGCGGCGCGGGCAAGAGCACTTTCGTGCACGCCCTCGCCGGAGTACTCGGATCTGAGGACGAGGGCGATGAGACCGGCGAACTGCTCGTCGACGGGCGGCGGCCGGCGGATGCCCGCGGCCGGGTCGGTCTCGTGCTGCAGGACCCGGATTCCCAGGTCGTGCTCGCGAGGGTGGGCGACGACGTCGCCTTCGGCTGCGAGAATCTCGCCGTGCCGCGGGACGAGATCTGGCGCAGGGTCGGTGCCGCCCTCGACGCGGTCGGCCTGCGGCTCCCGCTCGACCACCCGACCTCCGCGCTCAGCGGCGGCCAGAAACAACGCCTCGCACTGGCAGGCGTCCTCGCGATGCGGCCGGGCCTGCTCCTGCTCGACGAGCCGACTGCGAACCTCGACCCGGAGGGTGTCATCGAGGTGCGCGACGCCGTGCGCCGCACCCTCGACGCCTCCGGGGCGACCCTGATCGTGATCGAACACCGGGTTGCGGTGTGGCAGGACCTCGTCGATCGGGTCATCGTGCTCGATGCCGCCGGTGGAATCCTTGCCGACGGGCCGACCGGCACCGTGCTGCAGTCCGAGGGCGAACGGCTTGCAGCGGCGGGAGTCTGGGTGCCGCACCTCCCGCCGCAGCTCCCCGGTCGGCCTCCCGGCGACCTCGGACGGCAGGCCGGGGAAGCCAGGGCTCCTGAGCTCCTGTTGACCGCGAGCGGGCTCGCCGTCGGGCGGGTGCCGTTCGCCCGCCGCAGCGCCCAGGTGGTCGCCGACGGGATCGACCTCACCATCAGGGCGGCCACAGCGACCGCGATCACGGGACCGAACGGCGCGGGCAAATCGACCCTCGCGCTCACATTTGCCGGGCTGCTCGTCCCGGCGGGCGGCCGTCTCACGGCGAGTCCCGGCCTCGCGGACGGCCTCGGTTCCGAACCGGTCCGCTGGCGTTCCCACGCCCTGCTGACCCGGATCGGTACGGTCTTCCAGGACCCGGAACACCAGTTCCTCTCCGGCTCCGTGCGCGGTGAACTCGCCGTCGGCCCGCATGCCCTCGGCCTCGCCCCCGAGGAACAGGTCCGCCGGGTCGACGAGCTCCTCGAGAGGCTGCGCCTCGACCACCTCGCCGAGGCGAACCCCTTCACACTTTCCGGCGGAGAGAAACGTCGGCTCTCGGTAGCGACGGTGCTCGCGAGCCGCCCGCGGGTGCTCGTGCTCGACGAGCCCACATTCGGCCAGGACTCCCGGACCTGGCGGGAGCTCGTCGCCCTCCTCGTTGAGGTGCAGAGCGCGGGCACCGCCCTTGTCTTCGTCACCCATGACGAGCTCCTCGTCGACACGATCGCCGACTCCGAATTCCGGCTCGCGGGTGGCCGGGCCGGGTCGGCGGCCGGGTCAGCGGCGGGGGCGCGCCGATGA
- a CDS encoding energy-coupling factor transporter transmembrane component T, translated as MSLLTPSIRPSAVARLNPISKLGAAIVVSLALLLSIDWVSALVALALEGLLLFWCGLSARQFWLRTSTLWIAAPFAGLTTVLYGRDSGAVLLTIGFVTVTDGSVQLGLAIALRVLAIGLPGIVLLSTTDPTDLADGLAQVLRLPARFVLGGLAGLRLVGMFIEDWRFLILARRARGVGDGGGPIGALRRFFGPAFALLVISVRRGSKLATAMEARGFGTAPRTWARESVIGAGDAVMLGLGLGIAGIAIVVAVWAGTWRFVLS; from the coding sequence ATGAGCCTCCTGACGCCGAGCATCCGCCCGAGCGCGGTCGCCCGGCTCAACCCCATCTCAAAGCTCGGCGCTGCGATCGTCGTGAGCCTGGCGCTGCTGCTCTCGATCGACTGGGTCTCGGCACTGGTCGCCCTCGCCCTCGAGGGCCTGCTGCTGTTCTGGTGCGGGCTGAGCGCGCGGCAATTCTGGCTGCGCACCTCGACGCTGTGGATCGCAGCGCCCTTCGCGGGCCTGACGACGGTGCTGTATGGCCGCGACTCCGGAGCGGTGCTTCTGACGATCGGTTTCGTGACGGTGACGGACGGCTCGGTCCAGCTCGGCCTGGCCATCGCGCTCCGCGTACTCGCGATCGGCCTGCCGGGAATCGTCCTCCTGTCCACGACGGACCCCACCGACCTCGCCGACGGGCTCGCGCAGGTGCTGCGCCTGCCGGCCCGATTCGTGCTCGGTGGACTCGCCGGCCTGCGCCTCGTCGGCATGTTCATCGAAGACTGGCGCTTCCTCATCCTCGCCAGGCGCGCGCGGGGTGTCGGCGACGGCGGCGGACCGATCGGGGCCCTCCGCCGCTTCTTCGGGCCGGCCTTCGCCCTGCTCGTCATCTCGGTACGCCGCGGAAGCAAGCTCGCAACGGCCATGGAGGCCCGCGGTTTCGGGACGGCGCCGCGCACCTGGGCCCGCGAATCGGTGATCGGGGCCGGGGACGCCGTGATGCTCGGCCTCGGCCTGGGCATCGCCGGAATCGCGATCGTGGTCGCGGTCTGGGCAGGGACGTGGCGCTTTGTCCTCTCCTGA
- a CDS encoding ATP-binding protein, whose amino-acid sequence MSSPDQVLLAPVLAAIAAFQRADAGPIVILIDGPSGAGKSTVADRILDAWPSTAGPTRVRPTLIRLDDIYPGWNGLAAASAHLTEHVLRPFRAGLPGAWRRYDWGADAPAEWHPVDQAVPLVVEGCGTLSAANTGLSDVRIWLTADDEERKQRALARDGEAFRSHWDQWQAEWQGFLVREEPGRWATIELDGTPGLRGDRGNRTSVKT is encoded by the coding sequence TTGTCCTCTCCTGACCAGGTGCTGCTCGCCCCGGTGCTGGCGGCGATCGCGGCGTTCCAGAGGGCGGATGCCGGGCCCATCGTCATCCTGATCGACGGGCCGAGCGGTGCGGGCAAGAGCACCGTCGCCGACCGCATCCTCGACGCGTGGCCGTCGACCGCCGGGCCGACGAGAGTGCGGCCCACACTCATCCGTCTCGACGACATCTATCCCGGCTGGAACGGACTGGCCGCCGCGAGCGCACACCTGACCGAACACGTGTTGCGCCCATTCCGGGCCGGGCTGCCCGGCGCCTGGCGACGCTACGACTGGGGAGCGGACGCGCCCGCGGAGTGGCACCCGGTCGACCAGGCCGTTCCGCTCGTCGTCGAGGGCTGCGGCACCCTCTCGGCGGCCAATACCGGCCTGAGCGACGTACGGATCTGGCTCACTGCCGACGACGAGGAACGCAAGCAGCGGGCCCTCGCGCGGGACGGTGAGGCATTCCGGTCGCACTGGGACCAGTGGCAGGCAGAATGGCAGGGATTCCTCGTGCGCGAGGAACCCGGACGGTGGGCGACGATCGAACTCGACGGGACCCCCGGCCTCCGGGGAGATCGGGGAAATCGGACTAGCGTTAAGACATGA
- a CDS encoding metallopeptidase family protein, whose amino-acid sequence MVDGLENVIFVVEDRPEDGSLDTLGLYDGVALTHRDQYGFGEMPDRIILYRESLLAIVDSLEELRDQVHITLVHEIGHFYGIDDDRLHELGWG is encoded by the coding sequence ATGGTCGACGGGCTCGAGAACGTCATCTTCGTGGTCGAGGATCGTCCGGAGGACGGCTCCCTCGACACGCTCGGCCTCTACGACGGGGTCGCCCTGACGCACCGCGACCAGTACGGTTTCGGCGAGATGCCGGACCGCATCATCCTGTACCGGGAGTCCCTGCTCGCGATCGTCGACTCCCTCGAGGAGCTCCGCGATCAGGTGCACATCACCCTCGTGCACGAAATCGGTCATTTCTACGGGATCGATGACGACAGGCTGCACGAGCTCGGCTGGGGATGA
- the orn gene encoding oligoribonuclease: MTKSSDRLVWIDCEMTGLDLENDELVEIAVVITDYDLNVIDPGLDIIIKPNASALANMNDFVRTMHTTSGLIEEIPNGVSAAEAEFEVLEYVLKFIPAEQKAPLAGNSIGTDRSFLAKYMPRLDNQLHYRNVDVSSIKELARRWYPRVYFNAPVKDGGHRALADILESIRELAYYRQTVFVADPGPTSDEAKASAAEAVSAFTPNV, encoded by the coding sequence ATGACAAAAAGCAGTGACCGGTTGGTCTGGATTGATTGCGAGATGACCGGGTTAGACCTGGAAAACGATGAATTGGTGGAGATTGCCGTGGTCATCACCGACTACGACCTCAACGTGATCGACCCGGGCCTCGACATCATCATCAAGCCGAACGCGTCCGCGCTCGCGAATATGAACGACTTCGTGCGCACCATGCACACGACCTCCGGCCTCATCGAGGAGATCCCGAACGGGGTCAGTGCCGCGGAAGCCGAATTCGAGGTCCTCGAGTACGTGCTCAAGTTCATTCCCGCGGAGCAGAAGGCGCCGCTCGCCGGAAACTCGATCGGAACGGACCGCTCCTTTCTCGCGAAGTACATGCCGCGCCTCGACAACCAGCTGCACTACCGCAACGTCGACGTCTCCTCCATCAAGGAACTCGCCCGTCGCTGGTACCCGCGGGTGTACTTCAACGCCCCGGTGAAGGACGGCGGGCACCGCGCACTCGCAGACATCCTCGAGTCGATTCGCGAACTCGCGTACTACCGCCAGACCGTATTCGTGGCAGACCCCGGACCCACGAGCGACGAGGCAAAAGCGAGCGCGGCCGAAGCCGTGTCAGCATTCACTCCAAACGTGTAA
- a CDS encoding SGNH/GDSL hydrolase family protein — MLTMVGIGLTVVAALALVVVALSPRATESSYARPAETASPTVEAARTAFQTFVAAKPGPVAMASLGSSLTAGNGASTYAETWGWKLKTTLGDRFTIGVHGYPGQTIKAIRASGGVAAVEADHPDIVFVEPGTPNNMGQALSIKDSKSLTAQTIADLRAQLPDAFIVGIVPSPIADLGSNSLGLHYSDYIAGDREALASANVVCDVFAAFSDTSTQLRDGVHPNDQGNTIWADAVVACLTATP, encoded by the coding sequence ATGCTGACGATGGTCGGTATCGGCCTGACGGTGGTCGCAGCGCTTGCCCTGGTCGTCGTCGCGCTCAGTCCACGCGCCACCGAGTCTTCGTACGCTCGACCGGCCGAGACTGCATCGCCCACAGTGGAGGCCGCGAGGACGGCATTCCAGACCTTCGTTGCGGCGAAGCCCGGACCGGTCGCTATGGCCAGCCTCGGAAGCTCACTGACAGCGGGTAACGGCGCGAGCACCTACGCGGAGACCTGGGGTTGGAAGCTCAAGACCACGCTCGGCGACCGATTCACGATCGGCGTCCACGGCTACCCAGGCCAAACAATCAAGGCGATCCGCGCAAGCGGCGGCGTTGCGGCGGTCGAGGCCGACCATCCTGACATCGTGTTCGTTGAGCCGGGCACTCCGAACAACATGGGTCAGGCGCTCAGCATCAAGGACTCCAAGAGCCTGACCGCCCAGACGATCGCGGATCTCCGCGCACAACTTCCCGACGCCTTCATTGTTGGGATCGTGCCTTCACCAATTGCCGACCTCGGCAGCAATTCCCTCGGCCTGCACTACTCCGACTACATCGCGGGAGATCGCGAAGCTCTCGCCTCTGCGAACGTTGTCTGCGATGTGTTCGCCGCGTTCTCGGATACGAGCACTCAGCTCCGCGACGGCGTGCACCCGAACGATCAGGGGAACACGATCTGGGCGGACGCCGTCGTTGCCTGCCTGACGGCTACGCCCTAG
- a CDS encoding GDSL-type esterase/lipase family protein produces MPFTPKVYQDGAAGNTPILAADLNALENEAAAEDILILGSAAANAFAVHTAALATHTAQIAAGDITNPASPAAAVIVPRWTPSTVYAASAMVTSPNGDNVTALAAHTSGSTFTPANWALSPVLSATFARSAAARFAPGRRWAFLGDSITYGSNAAALYSYVDVALRGAGARARDIADGSINAGVPGDTSNGALGRFDAQVAAFAPQAVHIQLGTNDVSQDVTLAVYSANMKAIVAKCKALGIPVTIGTVPPQAAGTAGLTDAHRLLRDSYNLWLRLWAPGAGVILADTSTAVTDPATGDMLAAYSSDGTHPTTEGHRLLGLAVAAAMKQVTDVQPAWFVSSPSKGCLVANPIMAGAGTIPTGWSDATWLGGSGTVPTFSLVADTSGTLTAGQWSQFAWTAAAAASQRVLSTGNFPGSPFAAGTVLLVCGRLQIDDVSGWLTAHVVGGGNAKVSVAIIDADSAVNVAVAMVDVDAAGTISFAKLVTVAAAHTNMALTLRANVPVGVSVNIRMGQVGVYNLTALGVGANN; encoded by the coding sequence ATGCCCTTCACCCCCAAGGTCTACCAGGACGGTGCGGCAGGTAACACTCCGATCCTCGCGGCTGACCTCAACGCGCTCGAGAACGAGGCTGCAGCCGAAGACATCCTCATCCTGGGGTCCGCGGCCGCGAATGCATTCGCCGTCCATACCGCCGCCCTTGCCACGCACACGGCACAGATCGCAGCGGGCGATATCACCAACCCGGCATCCCCGGCCGCGGCTGTCATCGTCCCCCGGTGGACCCCCAGCACCGTCTACGCAGCATCCGCCATGGTCACCTCCCCGAACGGCGACAACGTGACCGCCCTGGCAGCGCACACCTCGGGGAGCACGTTCACCCCGGCGAACTGGGCGCTCTCACCCGTGCTATCTGCCACGTTTGCACGATCCGCTGCGGCCCGTTTCGCACCCGGACGGCGATGGGCATTCCTCGGTGATTCGATCACGTACGGCAGCAACGCAGCAGCACTCTACAGCTATGTGGACGTGGCGCTCCGTGGTGCAGGGGCACGAGCTCGAGACATCGCGGACGGGTCGATCAATGCGGGCGTGCCCGGTGATACCAGCAATGGTGCTCTCGGCCGCTTCGATGCGCAGGTGGCCGCATTCGCCCCGCAGGCAGTCCACATTCAGCTTGGGACCAACGACGTAAGTCAGGACGTAACGCTGGCCGTCTACTCCGCCAACATGAAGGCGATCGTTGCGAAGTGCAAGGCCCTCGGCATCCCGGTAACGATCGGGACCGTGCCGCCGCAGGCCGCTGGGACGGCTGGCCTCACGGACGCGCACCGTCTTCTTCGCGACTCGTACAATCTCTGGCTTCGCCTCTGGGCACCGGGCGCAGGGGTGATCCTCGCGGACACTTCTACGGCGGTGACCGACCCCGCGACAGGCGACATGCTCGCCGCCTACAGCAGCGACGGCACCCACCCAACGACGGAAGGGCACCGACTCCTCGGCCTCGCGGTCGCTGCGGCAATGAAGCAGGTTACCGACGTGCAGCCCGCATGGTTCGTATCATCCCCGTCAAAGGGTTGCCTCGTCGCAAACCCGATCATGGCTGGGGCCGGAACCATCCCGACCGGCTGGTCGGACGCGACGTGGCTCGGCGGTTCCGGGACCGTGCCGACATTCAGCCTCGTTGCCGACACGAGCGGAACCCTCACCGCCGGGCAGTGGTCGCAGTTCGCATGGACCGCAGCCGCCGCCGCATCGCAGCGCGTGCTCAGCACGGGCAACTTCCCGGGCAGTCCGTTCGCCGCGGGCACTGTGCTTCTCGTCTGCGGTCGCCTCCAGATCGATGACGTGTCCGGATGGCTCACCGCCCACGTCGTGGGCGGCGGAAATGCCAAGGTGAGCGTGGCGATCATTGATGCCGATTCGGCCGTCAACGTGGCCGTTGCAATGGTGGACGTGGACGCGGCAGGAACGATCAGCTTCGCCAAGCTCGTCACGGTCGCGGCCGCGCACACTAACATGGCCCTGACCCTGCGGGCGAACGTGCCTGTCGGGGTCAGCGTGAACATCCGGATGGGTCAAGTAGGCGTCTACAACCTGACCGCGCTCGGAGTCGGCGCGAACAACTAG
- a CDS encoding GH25 family lysozyme, which yields MLDGIDAATPQSSLDWALAHAQGFRHPYIKLGGDNNGRYVAPHYAAECDLARSAGEGGIGHYWVPSAAKDPTEAADYFVDHLHGWAPGDFWVLDNEPLDGCRQYNDGQAAAFANRVNARLRTSGLQGKTYLGLSVANSQSWPALLATGCDIVIAAYSYAPFAYTLATIPADRNHGHQTGGVTIGGIAVDHDVWKDDAFNFAATAATTITPLAPPTPKDDDMTVYLKPTDNSSPLPDGTSRIWTGYRTLDGIEYADVWGVDGNGTARRLTAIQWRILNALPKTAITLNVVEVTGNELEQIVFAPAF from the coding sequence ATGCTTGACGGCATCGACGCGGCAACCCCGCAGAGCTCACTCGACTGGGCGCTCGCGCACGCGCAGGGGTTCCGGCACCCCTACATCAAACTCGGCGGCGACAACAATGGCCGGTATGTTGCGCCGCACTACGCGGCCGAGTGCGATCTCGCCCGGAGTGCGGGAGAGGGCGGCATCGGGCACTACTGGGTGCCCTCCGCAGCGAAGGACCCGACTGAGGCCGCCGACTACTTCGTGGACCACCTTCACGGGTGGGCTCCCGGCGACTTCTGGGTCTTGGACAACGAGCCCCTCGACGGGTGCCGGCAGTACAACGACGGCCAGGCGGCAGCGTTCGCGAACCGGGTCAACGCGCGTCTGCGAACCAGCGGGCTGCAGGGGAAGACCTACCTCGGGCTGTCGGTCGCGAACTCGCAAAGCTGGCCGGCACTTCTCGCCACCGGTTGCGACATTGTCATCGCCGCGTACTCGTACGCACCATTCGCCTACACGCTGGCCACGATCCCCGCCGACCGCAACCACGGGCACCAGACGGGCGGCGTCACCATCGGCGGCATCGCCGTCGACCACGACGTGTGGAAAGACGACGCGTTCAACTTCGCCGCCACCGCGGCCACCACCATCACCCCGCTTGCACCCCCGACACCGAAGGACGACGACATGACCGTTTACCTCAAGCCCACCGACAATTCCAGCCCGCTCCCTGACGGCACCAGTCGCATCTGGACCGGCTACCGCACCCTCGACGGCATCGAGTACGCCGACGTGTGGGGCGTTGACGGCAACGGCACAGCACGCCGGCTGACCGCGATCCAGTGGCGCATCCTCAACGCCCTGCCCAAGACGGCGATCACCCTCAACGTGGTCGAAGTCACCGGCAACGAGCTCGAGCAGATCGTCTTCGCACCCGCATTCTGA
- a CDS encoding phage tail tube protein, whose amino-acid sequence MPASTFAPANLQWMGLAKETTRGVAMAAPTFWVPVDSPTWVPTRPPIVDGALRGSMAGEYEQQQGQGHDTIAYKTYFYLDSVYPHLLAVLGNPDTIGGAGPYTHKTALYNGSGGDAAQPPSYTVFYNDGAGKVLAMPGAIPSTVKITIKPEGLAELNVTWVGLPATAITPPANTPTTAKPMPGWNTIITLGGTALSTFSEVDVEYKRATEIIPAVTGTQTPFAIFGGPVTVAGSITAIYQGYTADTNLQDYLTNTQPTLLVKVAPAGDAVNSILFQHSKVTYDVAAPSGTNKWMEVKATTKMLANATDALGGGFSPAQVILTSAQSTAY is encoded by the coding sequence ATGCCCGCATCGACGTTTGCCCCGGCGAATCTGCAGTGGATGGGCCTCGCAAAAGAGACCACCCGCGGCGTCGCCATGGCCGCCCCCACATTCTGGGTCCCGGTCGACTCGCCCACATGGGTTCCGACCCGCCCCCCGATCGTCGACGGCGCCCTCCGCGGTTCCATGGCCGGTGAGTACGAGCAGCAGCAGGGCCAGGGCCACGACACCATCGCCTACAAGACGTACTTCTACCTCGACTCGGTGTACCCGCACCTGCTCGCCGTCCTCGGTAACCCGGACACCATCGGCGGTGCCGGCCCGTACACGCACAAGACGGCCCTATACAACGGTTCTGGCGGGGACGCGGCCCAGCCGCCGTCCTACACCGTCTTCTACAACGACGGCGCGGGCAAGGTCCTCGCCATGCCCGGCGCCATCCCGTCGACGGTGAAGATCACCATCAAGCCTGAGGGCCTCGCCGAGCTCAACGTCACGTGGGTGGGTCTTCCGGCCACGGCGATCACCCCGCCCGCCAACACTCCGACGACGGCCAAGCCGATGCCGGGCTGGAATACCATCATCACCCTCGGCGGAACCGCCCTCTCGACCTTCTCCGAGGTTGACGTCGAGTACAAGCGTGCCACCGAGATCATCCCGGCGGTCACGGGCACGCAGACACCGTTCGCGATCTTCGGCGGCCCGGTCACCGTGGCCGGTTCCATCACGGCGATCTACCAAGGGTACACCGCTGACACGAACCTCCAGGATTACCTCACCAACACCCAGCCGACCCTGCTCGTGAAGGTCGCCCCGGCCGGCGACGCGGTGAATTCGATCCTGTTCCAGCACTCGAAGGTCACCTACGACGTCGCGGCCCCATCCGGCACGAACAAGTGGATGGAAGTGAAGGCGACCACAAAGATGCTTGCCAACGCCACGGACGCTCTCGGCGGCGGATTCTCTCCCGCCCAGGTGATCCTCACCTCCGCACAGTCCACCGCCTACTAA
- a CDS encoding XkdF-like putative serine protease domain-containing protein yields MAKELRIVLGVAYQAGPDPRIKKGADGSRDYFTADELEKAAATFLRDGGRQIGIEHMDGTIGHAEVCESYTWPSDDPFVIDGEVVASKGDWLIKALLDEVSWELVKSGKLTGFSPQGSATRKRRA; encoded by the coding sequence ATGGCCAAGGAACTCCGGATCGTGCTCGGCGTCGCATATCAGGCGGGTCCGGATCCGCGCATCAAGAAGGGCGCGGATGGCTCCCGGGACTATTTCACCGCTGACGAGTTGGAGAAGGCCGCCGCCACGTTCCTCCGTGACGGCGGCCGGCAGATCGGCATCGAGCACATGGACGGGACGATCGGTCATGCCGAGGTGTGCGAGTCGTACACGTGGCCGTCCGATGACCCGTTCGTCATCGACGGCGAAGTGGTCGCCTCCAAGGGTGACTGGCTGATCAAGGCGCTCCTCGACGAGGTGTCGTGGGAGCTCGTCAAGTCAGGAAAACTAACCGGCTTCAGCCCACAGGGCTCTGCCACTCGCAAGCGAAGGGCATAA